In a single window of the Nicotiana tomentosiformis chromosome 10, ASM39032v3, whole genome shotgun sequence genome:
- the LOC104117495 gene encoding F-box/kelch-repeat protein SKIP11-like, producing MLKDRSCLVSRDYRTESNWAACMSYRLDRIEVQRGKRPLENDEESEHVQCKLPKQSDAFNRVGVALSLGNSSASPDEQAGNQRHAGDNSDSSSLIHAIGRDNSISCLIRCSRSDYGAIASLNSSFRSLIRSGELYRLRRQNGVVEHWVYFSCQLLEWEAFDPTRRRWMHLPTMNPNECFVFSDKESLAVGTELLVFGKEVLAHVIYRYSLLTNTWSSGMQMNAPRCLFGSASLEEIAILAGGCDSQGSILSSAELYNSEAGTWKTLPSMNKPRKMCSGVFMDRKFYVIGGIGGAESKLLTCGEEYDLETGTWTEIPNMSPVRTARNDMPATSEAPPLVAVVNNELYAADYADMEVRKYDKQDKEWVTIGRLPERAASMNGWGLAFRACGDRLIVIGGPRAIGEGYIEVNSWLPSEGPPQWNLLGRKRSGSFVYNCAVMGC from the coding sequence ATGTTAAAAGATCGGTCTTGTTTGGTGTCAAGGGATTATCGGACAGAAAGTAACTGGGCGGCTTGCATGAGTTATCGCCTCGATAGGATTGAGGTCCAGCGTGGCAAAAGGCCATTGGAAAATGATGAGGAGAGTGAACATGTGCAATGCAAGTTACCAAAGCAGTCCGATGCTTTCAACCGAGTAGGAGTGGCTCTATCCTTGGGCAATTCTTCAGCATCCCCTGATGAGCAAGCTGGCAATCAGCGTCATGCTGGGGATAATTCTGATTCGAGCTCTCTTATTCATGCCATTGGCCGTGACAACTCCATCAGTTGTCTCATTCGTTGCTCTAGGTCGGATTATGGCGCCATAGCATCTTTGAATAGTAGCTTTCGCTCATTAATTAGGAGCGGTGAACTTTACAGATTGCGGCGGCAAAATGGTGTGGTTGAGCATTGGGTTTATTTCTCCTGCCAGCTGCTTGAATGGGAAGCTTTTGACCCTACTCGCCGCCGTTGGATGCATCTACCAACTATGAATCCCAATGAATGCTTTGTGTTCTCCGACAAGGAGTCTTTGGCCGTTGGCACAGAGCTGCTTGTGTTTGGAAAGGAGGTATTGGCGCATGTCATTTATCGTTACAGCTTATTGACAAATACGTGGTCATCTGGAATGCAGATGAATGCACCAAGATGTTTATTTGGTTCCGCCAGCCTCGAGGAAATTGCCATTCTAGCTGGTGGTTGTGACTCGCAAGGCAGTATTCTTAGCTCAGCTGAACTTTACAATTCGGAGGCAGGAACATGGAAGACCTTGCCGAGCATGAACAAGCCACGCAAGATGTGTTCTGGGGTATTCATGGATAGAAAGTTTTATGTGATAGGAGGCATTGGAGGAGCTGAATCAAAGCTGTTGACATGCGGGGAGGAGTATGATCTGGAAACAGGAACATGGACTGAAATCCCGAACATGTCTCCTGTGCGTACAGCAAGGAACGATATGCCTGCTACATCTGAAGCACCTCCTTTGGTGGCAGTTGTAAATAATGAATTGTATGCTGCTGATTATGCTGACATGGAGGTGAGGAAGTATGATAAGCAAGACAAAGAATGGGTTACCATAGGACGACTGCCCGAAAGAGCAGCTTCAATGAATGGTTGGGGTTTGGCTTTTCGAGCATGTGGTGATAGATTAATTGTAATTGGAGGGCCTAGGGCAATTGGTGAAGGATATATTGAAGTAAATTCGTGGTTACCGAGTGAAGGGCCTCCACAATGGAACTTGCTTGGCCGAAAACGATCTGGTAGCTTTGTGTATAATTGTGCCGTCATGGGATGCTGA